In a single window of the Candidatus Nanosynbacter featherlites genome:
- a CDS encoding NAD(P)/FAD-dependent oxidoreductase, which translates to MSKEVIIVGAGPSALTAAIYLSREDVPTTLYERGVVGGMAAITDQIDNYPGFAEGVTGMKLASELQQQAERFGADIEYGDVTELKQVDGELELTVDGQPVRTKAVLLATGSNHRKLGVPGEDELYGRGVHYCATCDGAFYRDKRLIVVGGGNSAVQEAIFLTRYASHIDLLVRSELRASDVLQKELQKYVDEGKITVHIGATTDEIIVKDDKFYGVTSTQNGEQKEFTADGLFVFIGLIPNTQFLADSDVELDLGGHIVTDEHLRTNVPGVFASGDVRSGATMQIASAVGEGAVAALQIREYLQEKAREE; encoded by the coding sequence ATGTCTAAAGAAGTTATCATTGTTGGTGCTGGTCCAAGTGCGTTGACCGCAGCAATTTATCTGTCGCGTGAAGATGTGCCAACGACACTGTATGAACGGGGCGTAGTCGGTGGTATGGCGGCTATTACTGACCAAATTGACAATTACCCAGGGTTTGCTGAGGGCGTGACCGGCATGAAGTTGGCGTCCGAGCTGCAGCAGCAAGCTGAGCGATTTGGCGCGGATATTGAGTACGGTGACGTGACGGAACTGAAGCAAGTTGACGGCGAATTGGAATTGACAGTTGATGGTCAGCCAGTGCGAACTAAAGCTGTGTTGTTAGCGACCGGCTCAAATCATCGCAAGCTGGGTGTGCCAGGTGAAGACGAATTGTATGGTCGCGGCGTGCATTACTGTGCGACGTGCGACGGCGCCTTTTATCGCGACAAGCGTTTGATCGTCGTTGGCGGCGGCAACTCGGCAGTGCAAGAAGCGATATTTTTGACTCGCTACGCCAGCCATATTGACCTGTTGGTGCGCAGCGAATTACGCGCCAGCGATGTCTTGCAAAAAGAATTACAAAAGTATGTCGATGAGGGCAAAATTACCGTCCATATCGGTGCAACGACTGATGAAATTATCGTCAAAGATGATAAGTTTTACGGTGTTACATCAACCCAAAATGGCGAACAAAAAGAGTTCACTGCAGATGGGCTATTTGTCTTCATCGGTCTCATTCCGAACACGCAGTTCTTGGCTGACTCAGATGTTGAACTAGATCTCGGCGGACACATCGTCACTGACGAACACTTGCGTACCAATGTCCCTGGTGTCTTTGCCTCGGGCGACGTGCGTTCGGGCGCGACCATGCAAATCGCTTCGGCGGTCGGCGAAGGCGCGGTCGCAGCATTGCAAATTCGTGAATATTTACAAGAAAAAGCCAGA
- a CDS encoding FKBP-type peptidyl-prolyl cis-trans isomerase: MAIARSQRIGIWIITITMLVGTVGGFIAMMVAPGNEAKDQAELQRAQESYKAANTERQKKVEAQTAELNDKYYSKFAEFGSRVGAFEAGDVKELGKEDLVEGDGAEVKDDTKFAVYYIGWNAKGEVFDQSIADGKLKAPFAINGPANTAVIQGWKEGLVGMKIGGVRELTIPADKAYGSQGQGDKIPANSPLKFVIMAIEKPADIPQPEMPEIIKRYYKSRGLNV, encoded by the coding sequence ATGGCGATAGCAAGATCGCAAAGAATAGGAATTTGGATTATTACAATCACGATGTTGGTGGGTACGGTTGGCGGATTTATCGCCATGATGGTGGCCCCGGGCAATGAAGCCAAAGATCAAGCTGAACTACAGCGAGCGCAAGAAAGCTATAAAGCAGCAAATACAGAACGCCAAAAGAAAGTTGAGGCACAGACAGCAGAATTGAACGATAAATATTACAGCAAGTTTGCCGAATTCGGTTCACGGGTCGGTGCGTTTGAAGCTGGTGATGTTAAAGAGCTCGGCAAAGAGGACTTGGTGGAAGGTGACGGCGCAGAAGTCAAAGATGACACCAAATTTGCAGTGTATTACATTGGCTGGAACGCCAAGGGTGAAGTATTTGACCAGTCAATTGCTGATGGTAAGTTGAAAGCGCCGTTTGCTATAAACGGTCCGGCAAATACTGCAGTCATTCAAGGTTGGAAAGAGGGCCTAGTTGGGATGAAGATCGGTGGCGTGCGCGAACTGACGATTCCAGCTGACAAAGCGTACGGCAGCCAGGGTCAAGGCGACAAAATTCCTGCCAATTCACCACTAAAATTTGTCATCATGGCTATCGAAAAGCCAGCAGATATCCCTCAGCCAGAAATGCCAGAGATTATCAAACGATATTATAAGTCAAGGGGGCTCAATGTCTAA
- a CDS encoding ABC transporter ATP-binding protein: MKSLLRTLGYTHNMLPFYAKISLCSILVALTGIAMPYVISRATTLMVEVVEGNNIGVGQVLWLAALLLVFDVANVLIRNLGGYWGDVMSTKLKAQLSTHYYHHLLSLPQSYFDGELTGTIINRLNRAITEMSNFLNMFANNFLQMLLTSCITIGIVLTYSLELALLVLILYPLFIWLAVLTSKKWRYFQSNKNHEVDMASGRFAEVVSQIKVVKSYVRESLEYRHFTKRYRKTIAVTRKQSRYWHKMDVIRGLILSIVFFLIFAYIFVQTTEKKFTIGEMILLITLINNLRTPLFSMSFIVDGFQKAVSGSKDFIAAMELKPGIKDAPDAAHLNTEKATISFDDVSFRYASVPNRPVLHNISFTIPAGERVALVSESGGGKTTITNLLMRLYERDSGVISVNDTDIRNLTQRSLRGHIATVFQDPVLFSGTIRENIAYGKADATDKEIFAAAKAANADEFIRQLDYGYDTQIGEHGLKLSGGQKQRIAIARAVLKDAPILILDEATSNLDNKNEHLVQQALDRLMKGRTTLIIAHRLSTIAAVDTIITLKNGRVDEIGSPDELAKTNGIYAKLLELQKNPGVAGERLAAYDIAAEPKVDV, from the coding sequence ATGAAATCGCTGCTCCGTACCCTTGGCTATACGCACAATATGTTGCCGTTTTATGCCAAAATTAGCCTGTGTTCGATATTAGTGGCGTTGACTGGCATCGCCATGCCGTATGTCATATCGCGGGCTACTACTTTGATGGTGGAGGTAGTGGAGGGCAATAACATCGGCGTTGGTCAGGTGCTGTGGCTGGCAGCTTTACTATTGGTGTTTGACGTTGCCAATGTGTTGATTCGTAACTTAGGTGGCTACTGGGGTGACGTCATGTCCACCAAGCTCAAAGCACAGTTGTCGACGCATTATTATCACCACTTGCTTAGTCTGCCACAAAGTTATTTTGATGGGGAATTGACAGGCACCATTATCAACCGCCTAAACCGCGCCATCACCGAGATGAGTAATTTCCTGAATATGTTCGCAAACAATTTCCTGCAAATGCTTCTGACCAGCTGTATCACAATTGGTATCGTCCTGACGTACAGCTTAGAGCTGGCACTGCTGGTATTGATATTGTATCCGTTGTTCATCTGGCTGGCGGTATTGACCAGCAAAAAATGGCGCTATTTCCAGTCAAATAAAAATCACGAAGTCGATATGGCTAGCGGTCGATTTGCAGAAGTGGTGTCACAGATCAAAGTGGTCAAAAGCTATGTTCGCGAAAGTTTAGAGTATCGACATTTTACCAAACGCTACCGTAAAACCATCGCCGTGACGCGCAAGCAGTCGCGCTATTGGCACAAAATGGACGTCATTCGTGGGCTGATTTTGAGCATCGTTTTTTTCCTCATCTTTGCCTACATTTTTGTTCAGACGACCGAGAAGAAGTTTACGATTGGTGAGATGATTTTGCTCATCACCTTGATCAACAACCTGCGAACGCCGCTCTTTAGTATGAGTTTCATCGTTGACGGCTTTCAGAAAGCAGTGTCGGGGAGTAAGGACTTCATTGCGGCCATGGAACTCAAACCTGGTATTAAGGATGCGCCTGATGCGGCTCACCTGAACACAGAAAAGGCGACGATTTCCTTTGATGATGTGTCGTTCCGATACGCTAGTGTGCCAAATCGCCCCGTTCTGCATAACATTTCCTTTACGATTCCCGCTGGCGAACGCGTGGCTCTGGTTAGTGAATCTGGTGGCGGTAAAACCACAATTACCAATTTGTTGATGCGACTATATGAGCGAGACAGTGGTGTTATTTCAGTCAATGACACTGACATTCGTAACCTGACCCAGCGCAGTTTGCGCGGACACATTGCAACCGTTTTCCAAGACCCTGTGCTTTTTTCGGGCACCATTCGTGAAAACATCGCTTACGGCAAAGCTGATGCAACGGACAAGGAGATTTTTGCCGCCGCCAAAGCTGCCAACGCCGATGAGTTTATTCGTCAGCTGGACTACGGCTACGACACGCAGATCGGTGAGCACGGCTTGAAGCTTTCAGGGGGTCAGAAACAGCGCATCGCCATCGCCCGTGCAGTGTTGAAAGACGCGCCGATCTTGATACTGGACGAAGCAACCAGCAATTTGGACAATAAAAATGAGCATTTGGTGCAGCAAGCGCTTGATCGGTTGATGAAAGGCCGCACTACATTGATCATCGCTCACCGCTTGTCGACTATCGCGGCGGTTGATACCATCATCACCCTGAAAAATGGGCGAGTTGATGAGATTGGGTCGCCAGATGAATTGGCCAAAACAAATGGTATCTACGCCAAGTTGCTGGAGCTACAGAAGAATCCTGGGGTAGCGGGCGAGCGGTTGGCTGCGTATGACATTGCCGCTGAGCCAAAAGTTGATGTATAA
- the pheT gene encoding phenylalanine--tRNA ligase subunit beta: protein MKVSLNLIKQLINFELPPVDELVARVNQQLGGVEEVIDLKAKYGGARIVRVVECVKHPDADRLSVTKIDDGGAVADVPRDENGLVQVVCGAPNVHAGMWAIWLPPKSTVPASFNDDEPFVLDARPLRGVLSQGMLAAADELDIGTDHEGIIEIHEHDMPAGVELTAGASFAETFGLDDYVLDIENKMFTHRPDCFGQLGVAREIAGIFHQQFASPDWYKSVQQFTNAEGLELTVINDVPELVPRFMAVVIRDVTVQPSPLWLQCQLVAMGGKPINNIVDATNYMMLLTAQPTHAYDYDKLRGHKLEARLAFDGEKVSLLNGKEYELTSDDIVIADGEGVIGLAGIMGGADTEVSDGTKNIVLECANFDMYALRRTAMRHGIFTDALTRFNKGQSPLQNAAVLKQLMGMVGGVQASEVFDLKQFDDWLDDYFGGKYTPANIDIDSKFINERLGLGLSDDDICDLLNSVEIKSHGPEEELDYICIQSPFWRTDLELPEDIVEEVGRLYGFDKLPRQLPMRSIKSAPKNPRRELKNAVRQSLSRAGANEVLTYSFVHERILKNAEQDVAQAYKLSNALSPDLQYYRLTVLPSLLDKVHANIKAGHDEFALFEMGKGHIKMHGLGEDGLPEASQFTDIVYAAKKPGAGAPFYTIRRLVEQLAHDLGAELVFKPIEEELNFPVTAPFDQSRSALVDTTDGQFIGIVGELKQSVIKNFKLPMYVAAASLDTAGLEAVYAKRASHYQPLSRYPSTSRDISLKLPAHVNYASVAQSIDRVLEAVEIGVAFHVVSIYQPPDDTSTKTLTFRLAFTSHQRTLIDSDITPIIESIQQTMQQTYGAELV from the coding sequence ATGAAAGTCAGCCTAAATCTTATCAAACAATTGATTAATTTTGAATTGCCTCCCGTGGATGAGTTAGTGGCGCGGGTCAATCAGCAGCTTGGCGGTGTCGAAGAAGTGATCGACCTCAAAGCTAAATATGGTGGCGCGCGAATTGTCCGGGTGGTTGAATGCGTCAAACATCCTGATGCTGATCGGCTGAGTGTGACCAAGATCGATGATGGCGGTGCGGTGGCGGATGTGCCGCGCGACGAGAACGGGCTAGTGCAAGTGGTCTGCGGCGCGCCAAATGTACACGCAGGAATGTGGGCGATTTGGCTGCCACCGAAAAGTACGGTGCCAGCGAGTTTTAATGACGATGAGCCATTCGTGTTGGATGCGCGACCGCTGCGTGGCGTGCTCAGCCAAGGTATGTTGGCGGCGGCTGATGAGCTGGATATCGGCACGGATCACGAGGGGATTATTGAAATTCATGAACACGACATGCCGGCGGGTGTTGAGCTAACGGCGGGTGCGAGTTTCGCGGAAACGTTTGGGCTGGATGATTATGTACTGGACATTGAAAATAAGATGTTTACGCACCGGCCGGATTGTTTTGGGCAACTCGGCGTGGCGCGTGAGATTGCCGGGATTTTTCACCAGCAGTTCGCCAGCCCTGATTGGTATAAATCAGTCCAGCAGTTCACGAACGCTGAGGGTTTGGAGTTAACGGTCATCAATGATGTGCCAGAACTAGTGCCGCGGTTCATGGCGGTAGTAATTCGTGATGTTACCGTGCAGCCAAGTCCGTTATGGCTGCAGTGTCAGTTGGTGGCGATGGGCGGCAAGCCGATTAATAACATTGTCGACGCCACGAATTACATGATGCTACTGACGGCGCAGCCAACGCACGCGTATGACTATGATAAATTACGCGGACATAAACTTGAGGCGCGGCTGGCTTTTGATGGCGAGAAGGTCAGTCTGCTCAATGGCAAAGAATATGAATTGACGAGTGATGACATCGTCATAGCTGATGGCGAGGGCGTGATTGGTCTGGCGGGAATTATGGGCGGTGCCGACACTGAGGTTTCGGATGGCACGAAAAATATCGTTTTGGAGTGCGCCAATTTTGATATGTATGCGCTGCGCCGCACAGCCATGCGCCACGGTATTTTTACCGACGCGCTGACGCGGTTTAATAAGGGTCAGTCGCCGCTCCAAAATGCTGCCGTATTGAAGCAGCTGATGGGTATGGTCGGCGGGGTACAGGCCAGTGAAGTGTTTGATCTAAAACAATTTGATGACTGGCTTGATGATTATTTTGGTGGAAAATACACACCAGCTAATATTGATATCGACAGTAAATTTATTAATGAAAGATTAGGCTTAGGCTTATCTGACGATGATATTTGCGACTTGTTGAATAGCGTAGAAATAAAGAGTCATGGTCCGGAAGAAGAACTGGATTACATTTGCATCCAATCGCCGTTTTGGCGCACCGACCTTGAGCTACCGGAGGACATTGTCGAAGAGGTCGGTCGGCTGTATGGCTTTGATAAACTACCGCGCCAGTTACCAATGCGTAGCATTAAATCAGCACCGAAAAACCCGCGCCGCGAACTGAAAAATGCCGTTCGCCAAAGTTTGTCGCGTGCCGGTGCCAACGAAGTCTTGACCTACAGTTTCGTTCATGAGCGCATTTTGAAAAACGCTGAACAGGACGTTGCTCAGGCATACAAATTATCAAACGCCCTCAGCCCTGATTTACAATATTACCGATTGACGGTGCTACCGAGTTTGCTCGACAAGGTTCACGCCAACATCAAGGCTGGACATGATGAATTTGCCTTGTTTGAAATGGGCAAGGGGCATATCAAAATGCATGGTTTGGGCGAAGATGGCCTGCCAGAAGCCAGTCAGTTCACCGACATCGTCTATGCTGCCAAAAAGCCGGGAGCGGGCGCGCCATTTTACACAATTCGTCGCTTGGTTGAGCAGTTGGCGCATGATCTTGGCGCCGAACTGGTGTTTAAGCCAATTGAAGAGGAGCTCAACTTCCCAGTCACGGCACCGTTTGACCAATCACGCAGTGCATTGGTTGATACAACTGACGGACAGTTCATCGGTATAGTCGGAGAATTGAAGCAATCAGTCATCAAGAACTTCAAACTGCCGATGTACGTGGCAGCGGCGAGCTTGGACACGGCTGGCTTGGAGGCTGTCTACGCCAAGCGTGCCAGTCATTACCAGCCGCTCAGTCGCTATCCATCAACCAGCCGCGATATTTCTCTCAAATTGCCAGCTCACGTTAATTATGCGTCCGTCGCCCAAAGCATTGACCGCGTCCTTGAAGCGGTGGAGATTGGCGTGGCCTTTCATGTGGTGTCCATCTACCAGCCGCCAGACGACACATCAACGAAGACACTAACTTTCCGTTTAGCCTTTACCAGCCACCAACGCACCTTGATTGATTCTGATATCACGCCAATCATCGAATCGATCCAGCAGACCATGCAGCAAACTTACGGCGCGGAGCTTGTTTGA